The Thiobacillus sp. genome contains the following window.
GGGGACGTGGCGTCTTCACCAGGTGGGGTCGCCATGCAGGCAACATCGCCCCGTGAACTTCTGATCGGCGCCTTTCATGCCGCCTTGGCGGCAGTGAAGGCAGAGGCCCTCCTGCCGGCACACCTGCCTCCGCCCCCTGAAGGAAAACTCATCGTCGTGGCTGGGGGCAAGGCCGCCGCCGACATGGCCGCCTGCGTGGAACGCCACTATCCCCCTGATGTCTCCATGGCAGGCATCGCCATCACCCGCCACGGCCACGGCAAGCCAACCCGGCGCATCCGGGTGGTGGAGGCCGGCCACCCCCTGCCTGACCGTGATGGCCTGGCCGCGGCCGAGACGGCTCTGGATCTGGTACGGGACGCGAGGCCGGAGGACCGGGTACTGGCCCTCATCTCCGGCGGCGGCTCCAGCCTGCTGACCCTGCCGGTAGAGGAACTCACCCTGGCTGACATTCAGGCCACGATGCGGGGCTTGTTGCTTTCGGGCGCCCCCATCGCCCACATCAACTGCGTACGCAAGCACCTGTCACGTACTTTGGGTGGGCGCATGGCCCAGGCCTGCATCGCGTCTGTAACCGCCCTGCTACTCTCCGACGTGGCGGGAGACGACCCGGGCGTCATCGCCTCCGGGCCCTTCGCGGCAGACGCCACCACCTTCGCCGATGCCCTGGCCGTCCTGGAACAATGGCATGTCGTCGTGCCAACCCCAGTCCTGGCCTACCTGGAACTCGGCAACTCCGGCGCCGTACAGGACACCCCCAAGGCCGGGCATGCCTGCTTTGCTAGGATTGACTCCCGCGTCATAGGCAATGGGGGCACCGCCCTGACAGGGGCAGCAGGCTATCTGCGAGCCCGGGGCCTGGATCCGGTGGTGCTGGGAGACCACTTCTCAGGCGAGGCCCGGAACTTGGCGCGGGAGTTCGCAGTACTGGCCAGAGCACAGACCCGCCAGCAGACCGGCACGCCTCCCCGGGTACTGCTGTCAGGTGGCGAGGCCCAGGTGACCGTGCACGGCCGGGGCCGGGGCGGGCGCAACGCCGAGTTCATGCTGGCCCTGGCCCTGGAATTGAACGGCATGGCAGGAGTCCACGCTCTCGCGGCTGACACGGACGGGATTGACGGCACGGAGGATAACGCCGGCGTTCTGCTGGCCCCGGACACCCTGGCCAGGGCCGAAGCCCTGGGGATGAACGGCCGGGCCTGCCTGGATGACAACGACGGCTACGGTTTCTTCGCCGCCCTGGGTGACCTCTTGGTAACCGGGCCCACCCTCACTAATGCAAATGACTTTCGGGCGATCCTGCTAGCCTGACCTGGTCCCCCACTTTCAGGCCCAGCAGGGCGGCCGCGCTGACCCGGTTGGCAGCGATCTCCACCAAACCAACGCTGTTGACATACCAAAAGGCCTCGCCCTTAGCGGCCTCCGAAAAGGTGCAGCGCCAGCCCAGCGACTTTCCCTTGACCTCCACGCTGCAGTCCGTTTCTGCCAGCCCGCCCCGGATGCCGGTCCAGGCGTTGCCGTAATGGTCGATGTAGAGGACGCGTGGCAGGTCGGCGGCATCAAACTGAACGTCCAGACTGGCTGGGACGAGTCTTGCCTCTGGGAAACGGTCTGATGCAATGTCCGCAGCGATGGGCGCGAACAAATCCCGTCCATGAAAGGTGGCACTCAGTCCCTCGGGCCGCCAGTTGATCCGCCAGACCCGGGCATCATCGGCCCTGATGGCGACGACGGAAAGGAGGCCGTTGTCCGGGCCGACGTACCAACGGCCATCCGCCTCCAGCAGTACCGCTTCCCTGGGACCGCCCACCCCCGGATCCACCACGCACAGGAATACGGCCCCGGGAGGAAAGCCCGCAACGAGGGCGGCCAGCAGGTGGGCGCCGGCATGGGCGTTGAAGTCCGGCACCCCATGGAGCAGGTCGATGACGGGAACATGGGGCGCGGCCTGGGCGAGTCGAGCCTTGATCTGGCCCACATAAGGGTCCTGCCAACCGTAATCAGTAAACAGTATGAGCATGGCGAAATACCAATAAAAAAGCCGGCTGTTGCCGGCTTTTTATCACACCTGGTCTGGTTGCTTATTCAGCGGTGGGGGCTTCCTCGGCGGAAGGTGCGCGGTCCACCAGTTCGACGAAGGCCATGGGGGCATTGTCGCCCTGGCGGAAGCCGAACTTGAGGATGCGCAAATAGCCGCCGGGACGGCTCATGAAGCGGGGGCCCAGGTCGTCGAACAGCTTCACCACCATGTCCCGGTCACGCAGGCGGGAGAAGGCCAGACGCCGGTTGGCCAGGGTGGGTTTCTTGCCCAGGGTGATGAGGGGCTCCACCACCTTGCGCAGTTCCTTGGCCTTGGGCAGCGTGGTCTTTATGGCCTCGTGCTTCAGCAGGGCATTGGACAGGTTGCGCAACAAGGCAGCACGATGGCTGCTGGTGCGGTTGAGTTTGCGGTTCGAGAGACGATGACGCATTTTTTATTACCTTTATATCGGGGCCAGATGGGGATCAGGCCTTGTCCAGGCCCATGGGAGGCCAGTTTTCCAGCTTCATGCCAAGGGTCAATCCACGGGCAGCGAGCACATCCTTGATCTCGTTCAGGGACTTGCGGCCCAGGTTGGGAGTTTTCAGCAATTCGGTTTCCGTACGCTGGATCAGATCGCCAATGTAGTAGATGTTCTCGGCCTTGAGGCAATTGGCGGAACGTACCGTGAGTTCCAATTCGTCCACGGGACGAAGCAGGATGGGATCCACCTGGGGCGCGGACACGCCACCACGCATGGCGACGGGCTGATCACCTGTAGTGGCCACGCCACGCAGGTCCGCGAAGGAGGACAACTGCTCGATGAGTACCCTGGCAGCGGTTCTCACGGCCTCGGCGGGTTCGATCACGCCGTTGGTCTCGATGTCAAGGATCAGCTTGTCCATGTCGGTGCGCTGTTCCACGCGGGCACTCTCGACACTGAAACTCACCTTCTTCACAGGGCTATACAGGGCATCGACCATGATCACACCCACGGGTCGGCTCTCGTCCGTCTGAACACGGGTGTTGGCGGGTACGTAGCCACGGCCGCTCTCCACCTTGATTTCCATCTCCAGTTTGCCGCCCTTGGTCAGGTTGGCGATCACATGATCGGGATTCAGGATTTCCACGTCATGCCCAGCCAGTATGTCAGCCGCAGTGACAGGACCTTCTCCGGCCTTGTTCACGGTGATCAGCGCATCGTCGCGGCTGTTCAGTTTCACAGCCAGGCCCTTCAGGTTAAGGAGAATGTCCACCACGTCTTCCTGCACTCCCTCCATGGCGGAGTACTCATGCACCACGCCGGAAATGCGCACTTCCGTGGGGGCATACCCTTTCATGGAGGAAAGCAGGATGCGGCGCAGGGCATTGCCGAGCGTATGGCCGTAGCCACGCTCGAAAGGCTCCAGGGTGATCCGGGCCTGACGGGGGGAAATGCTGTTGACCTCAACAATGCGGGGTTTCAGCAGTTCGCCGGTGTTAGACATAGTTTGCTTCCTTCAGTGAGGCGGGCAATTACTTGGAATACAGTTCGATGACCAAGTGCTCGTTGATGGTGGAGGGCAGCTCGGTCCGCTGGGGCAGGGCCTTGAAGGTACCCTTCAGGGCCTTGGCATCCACTTCCACCCACTCGGGGAAGCCGCGGCCTTCGGCGGCCTCTGCGGCTGCCTTCACGCGCAGATGGGTCTTGGCCTGGGCGGCCACTTCAACCACATCACCGGGTTTCACCTGGTAGGACGGAATGTTCACGCGCCGGCCATTCACCAGTATGCCGTTGTGGCGAACCACCTGCCGGGCCTCGTTGCGGGAAGCGCTGAAGCCCATGCGGTAGGCCACGCTGTCAAGACGGGACTCCAGTATCTGCAGCAGGTTTTCGCCGGTCACACCCTTGCGACGGTCGGCCTCGAAGTAGGTCAGGCGGAATTGGCGCTCCAGCACGCCGTAGATGCGGCGGATCTTCTGCTTCTCGCGCAGCTGGGTGCCGTAGTCGGACAGCCGGGTCTGCTTGGCGCCGTGCTGGCCGGGGGCCTGGTTACGCCGCTCGATGGCGCACTTGTCGCTCATGCATTTCTCGCCCTTCAGGAAGAGCTTTTCACCTTCGCGGCGGCACTGGCGGCATTTGGGGTCTAGGTTGCGGGCCACGTTTGCTCTCCTTAGATACGACGCTTCTTGGGCGGACGGCAGCCGTTATGGGGCACGGGCGTCACGTCAGAAATGCTGGTGATTTTGTAGCCCAGCGCATTCAGGGCACGCACGGTGGAATCACGGCCTGGTCCAGGTCCCTTGATACGCACTTCCAGGTTCTTCACGCCGTATTCCAGTGCCATCTTGCCGGCATTTTCAGCGGCCACCTGGGCAGCGAAGGGAGTGCTCTTGCGAGAACCCTTGAAGCCTGCGCCACCTGCGGTAGCCCAGGCCAGGGCGTTGCCCTGACGGTCGGTGATGGTCACGATGGTGTTGTTGAAGGAGGCGTGGATGTGAGCTACGCCATCAGCCACATTCTTCTTAACCTTCTTGCGCACGCGCGCGGCGGTTGCCTTAGCCATGTCCTAGTCCTGTTACTTCTTGATTTGCTGCTGCTTGCGGGGGCCCTTGCGGGTACGTGCGTTTGTGCGGGTACGCTGACCCCGTACGGGCAGGCCACGACGATGGCGGGTGCCACGGTAGCAACCAATGTCCATCAAGCGCTTGATGTTCATGGTGGTTTCGCGGCGGAGGTCGCCCTCCACCGTGAACTTGCCTACTCCGTCGCGCAGTTTATCCACGTCGGAGTCGGACAGATCCTTCACCTTGACGGTCGGGCTTACGCCGGCCTCTTGGCAGATGACGCGCGCACGGGCGCGACCAATGCCGTAGACCGCGGTCAACGCGATCTCGACATGCTTATGGTTCGGGATGTTTACCCCAGCAATCCGGGCCATGAACTAACCCCCAGCAATCGAAAACTGTAAATTATATTGATACCACTCGCCATCTGGCAAGCAGAATCAGCCTTGACGTTGTTTGTGACGTGCTTCGGAGCAGATCACGCGCACTACACCATTGCGGCGCACGATCTTGCACTTGCGGCAAATCTTCTTTACAGAGGCTTGAACACGCATGTTCGGCTCCTTTATCTAAAAATCATTTGGCGCGGTAGACGATGCGCGCGCGGGACAAATCGTACGGCGTAAGTTCGACGGTGACCTTGTCTCCGGGCAGGATGCGTATGTAATGCATGCGCATCTTGCCGGAAATGTGTCCCAGCACTACATGGCCGTTTTCCAACTTCACGCGAAACGTGGCGTTGGGAAGGTTTTCCACCACTTCACCCTGCATCTGGATGACATCGTCTTTTGCCATGTCCAGCCTCAACGGGTGATGAAATTCCCACCCTTGAAGTTGGCCTTCTTGAGCAGGGACTCATACTGATGGGTCATGATGTATGCCTGTACCTGGGCCATGAAATCCATGGCCACAACCACGATGATCAACAATGAGGTGCCGCCGAAGTAGAAGGGCACATTCCAGTTGACGATCAGGAATTCAGGTATCAGGCAAACAAAGGTGATATAGGCCGCTCCCACCAGCGTCAACCGGGTAAGCACCTTGTCAATGTAACGCGCGGTTTGCTCGCCCGGACGGTAACCGGGCACGAACGCACCGCTCTTCTTCAGGTTGTCAGCGGTCTCACGTGGATTAAAGACCAGGGCCGTGTAGAAGAAGCAGAAAAAGATGATGGCCAGGGCATACAGCATCACATATACGGGCTGACCAGGAGACAGCGCGGCAGCGATGTCCTTCAGCCAGTTCATGGACTGGTTGCTACCGAACCAGCCGGCCATGGTGGCGGGAAACAGGATGATGGAGCTGGCAAAGATGGGCGGAATGACGCCTGCCATGTTAAGTTTCAGTGGCAGGTGGGAACTCTGACCACCGTATACCTTGTTGCCTACCTGGCGCTTGGCGTAATTGACCAGAATCTTGCGCTGCCCCCGTTCCACGAACACCACTAGGGCAGTGATGAGAATGACGCCAATGAAAAGCAGCAGCACCAGGGGTATGGAGAAGGCGCCGGTGCGGGTCAACTCTAGCGTGCCGCCGATGGCGCTGGGAAGTCCCGCGGCGATACCGGCAAAGATGATGATGGATATGCCGTTGCCCAGGCCACGCTCCGTGATCTGCTCACCCAGCCACATCAGGAACATGGTGCCCGCAACAAGGGTGATGACGGTGGTGATGCGGAACATGAACCCTGGGTCAAGCACCAGACCTGCCTGGCTCTCCAGGGCAATGGAAATGCCAATGGCCTGGAATGCAGCCAAGATCACCGTGCCATAGCGCGTGTACTGGGTGATCTTGCGACGACCTGCTTCACCCTCCTTCTTCAGCGCCTCCAACTGGGGTGACACTACCGTCATCAACTGCATGATGATGGAAGCAGAGATGTAGGGCATGATGCCCAGGGCAAACACGGAGAAGCGCGACAGTGCACCGCCCGAGAACATGTTGAACATGCCCAGGATGCCGCCCTGCTGGCTCTTGAAGAGATCTTCAAGGACCACGGGATCAATGCCCGGCACAGGAATAAATGAACCGATCCGGAACACCACAAGGGCGCCCAGAAGGAACCAAAGGCGACGCTTGAGGTCGCCCATTTTCCCGGACATCTGAAGCAGGTTGGCCGTGCCGGACAAGCTCTTCTCCTAAGCGTCAGGCAGCAGCTTCGATGCTGCCGCCAGCAGCCTCGATGGCGGCCTTGGCACCCTTGGTGACACCCAGGCCAGACACCTTGATCGCCTTGTCGATGGAACCGGACAGGATGATCTTGGCGGAACGGGCCAATTGGGGTACCACGCCCGCCTGCTTAAGCACCAGCAGATCGACGTTGTCCACAGGCAATGCAGCCAGGTCGGAAAGGCGTACCTCGACCTTGAAGTCGCGATCGAGGGAAACGAAGCCACGCTTAGGAAGACGGCGGGCCATAGGCATCTGGCCACCTTCAAAGCCTACCTTGTGGAAACCGCCGGCACGGGACTTCTGACCCTTATGACCACGGCCACCAGTCTTGCCAAGGCCGGAACCAATACCACGGCCAGGACGCTTGGAGGAATGGGTTGCGCCCTCAGCGGGCTTGATGGAATTCAGTTTCATCACACCACCTCGGCCTTAACCAGATAGTTGACCTTGTTGATCATGCCGCGCACGGCGGGGGAGTCATCCAGGACTCGGGTTTGGTGCATGCGTTTCAGCCCAAGACCACGCACGCAGGCGCGGTGGCTTTCCAGGGTACCGATTACACTTTTCACCAGGGTCACCTTGACCTTGCCTTTTGCATCGCTCATGGCTTACTCCAGGATTTCCGCCACGGTCTTGCCGCGCTTGGCAGCAACTTCGGCGGGAGTCATCATTTGCGACAGGCCGTTCAGGGTGGCACGCACGACGTTGTAGGGGTTGGTGGAACCCAGGCACTTGGCCAGCACGTTATGAACACCCATCACCTCGAAGATGGCACGCATGGCACCTCCGGCGATGATGCCGGTACCTTCGGAGGCAGGCTGAATCAGCACCACGGAAGAACCATGCTTGCCCACCACGGAGTGGTGGAACGTGCCGTTCTTCAGAGGCACCTTGATCATCTTGCGCCGGGCTTCCTCCATGGCCTTGGTGACGGCCACGGGCACTTCTCGGGACTTGCCCTTGCCCATGCCGATGCCGCCATCGTTGTCGCCCACCACGGTCAAAGCCGCGAAGCCCAGGATGCGACCGCCCTTCACCACCTTGGTGACGCGGTTCACGGAGATCATTTTCTCCTTCAGGCCGTCGCCCTTGTCTTCCTGCTGCTGTTCAGGTCTCGCCATGATAATCCTCGCTTAGAACTGCAGACCGGCTTCACGCGCCGCGTCAGCCAGTGCCTTCACACGGCCATGGAAAGCAAAGCCGGAACGGTCGAAGGAGACCTGTTCCACGCCAGCCTGCTTCGCCTTCTCGGCGATGCGCTGGCCCACCAGCTTCGCGGCTTCCACGTTGCCGCCATTCTTGATTTGGTCCCGCAGGCCCTTTTCCATGCTGGAGGCGGAGGCAACGACCTTGCCGCCCGTTGCATCGATGATCTGGGCATAGATGTGGGAATTGCTGCGATGCACGCTGAGCCGAATCGCACCAAGCTCCGCAATCTTTGCGCGGGTTTTGCGCGCTCTGCGGATACGCCGGATTTTCTTGTCCATTGCCATCGCTCCAGGTTATTTCTTCTTGGTCTCTTTCAGGACCACGACTTCATTCGCATATCGGACGCCCTTACCCTTGTAGGGCTCGGGTTTGCGGTACGCACGCACGTCGGCGGCCACTTGACCCACCAGCTGCTTGTCAACGCCCTTGATTAGAATCTCGGTCTGGGTGGGGGTCTCCACCTTGACGCCTTCCGGCATGACATGCTCAACAGGATGGGAGAAACCCAGGGAGAGGTTCAGCTTGTTACCCTGGGCCTGGGCACGGTAACCCACGCCCACCAGGTTCAGCTTCTTCTCGAAACCCTTGGAAACGCCCTGGACCATGTTGGCCAGCAACGCACGGGCAGTGCCAGACATGGCATGAGCCTCCCGGGATGCGTCCTTGGCGCTGATCGTGAGCTTGCCATCGGCATGTTCGACGTTGATATTGGAGGTCAAGACCTGGGTAAGGCTGCCCATGGGGCCTTTGACGGAAATCTTGCCGACGGCCACGCTGACTTCAACGCCAGCAGGCACGGGAATGGGGTTCTTAGCAACGCGGGACATGTCTCAACCTCACGCGACCACACACAGGACTTCGCCGCCAACGCCCAGGTTACGGGCCTTGCGATCGGTCATCACGCCCTGGGACGTGGATACAATGGCGACACCCAGCCCGTTCATTACACGGGGCAGGTCATCGCGACCTTTATAGATACGCAGACCAGGCCTGGACACGCGCTCGATCTTTTCGATAACGGGACGTCCGGCGTAGTACTTCAGCGCCACTTCCATCTCAGGCAGACCGGAGTTTTCACGCACCATAAAACCCTCGATGTAGCCCTCGTCCTTCAGCACCTGGGCGATAGCCGTCTTCAATTTGGAAGAAGGCATGCGTACGCTGTTTTTTTCAGTCATCTGCCCGTTGCGGATCCGGGTCAGCATATCGGCGATGGGATCACTCATGCTCATATCTGTTCTCCCTTACCAGCTGGCTTTGACAACGCCCGGAATCTCGCCACGCATGGCGATCTCGCGGATCTTGTTGCGGCACAGGCCGAATTTGCGGAACACACCACGGGGACGACCCGTGAGTTGGCAGCGGTTGCGCAGACGGCTTTCGCTGGCGTTGCGAGGGAGGGACTGCAGTTTCTGCAGCGCCTCCATGCGCTCTTCCTCGCTACGGTTCACGTCCTTGAAGACAGCCTTCAGTTCGGCACGCTTGGCGGCGTACTTCTTCACCGTCTTGCGACGCTTCTCTTCACGGTTGATCAATGCGAGCTTGGCCATTGCAACCTCAATTCTTAAAAGGAAACTTGAAAGCCGCCAGAAGGGCCTTGGCCTCTTCGTCGGTCTTGGCGGTCGTGGTCACGGTGATGTTCATCCCGCGCAGGGCATCGATCTTCTCGTACTCGATTTCCGGGAAGATGATCTGTTCCTTGACGCCCATGTTGTAGTTGCCACGACCATCGAAGCCTTTGCCCCCCACACCGCGGAAGTCTCGGATACGGGGGATGGCCACGCTGACCAGGCGATCAAGGAATTCATACATGCGCTCGCGACGCAGGGTCACCATGCAGCCCACGGGGTAGTTGTCGCGGATCTTGAAACCGGCGATGGACTTGCGGGACTTGGTCACCACAGGCTTCTGACCGGCAATCTTTGTCATGTCACCCACGGCGTGTTCCATTACTTTTTTGTCACCTACAGCCTCGCCCACGCCCATGTTCAGGGTGATCTTGGAGATGCGAGGCACCTCCATGGGAGACTTGTAGCCGAACTGGTCAGTCAATTGCTTGACCACCGTATCCTTGTAAAAATCATACATGCGCGCCATGGCTAGCCCCTTACGCGTCCACAACTTCGCCGTTGGACTTGAAGAAGCGCACCTTGCGCCCGTCCTCCAGCGTTCTGATTCCCACACGATCCCCCTTGCCCGCAGCCGCATTGAACAGGGCCACGTTGGAGATATCGATAGGCATGTCCTTGTCCTGGAAACCACCCTGGGTGCCACGCATGGGGTTGGGTTTCACGGCCTTGCGCACGCGATTGACACCTTCCACCACTAGGTTGTCTTCCAAGATGCGCAACACGGTGCCGCGCTTGCCCTTGTCCTTGCCGGTCAGCACAATCACCTCATCGCCCTTGCGGATTTTTCGCATGATCTGCTCCTTACAGCACTTCCGGCGCCAGCGACACGATCTTCATGAACTTCTCCGTGCGCAGTTCGCGGGTAACAGGGCCAAAGATACGAGTACCGATGGGCTCAAGCTTGTTGTTGAGCAGCACGGCCGCGTTCTTGTCGAATTTGATCAGGGAACCATCGGGGCGGCGCACTCCCTTGGCGGTACGCACCACCACAGCGTTGTACACATCGCCCTTCTTGACGCGACCCCGGGGGGCAGCATCCTTGATACTGACTTTGATGATGTCGCCCACGCCGGCATAGCGACGCTTGGAACCACCCAACACCTTGATGCACATAACGCTGCGCGCGCCGGTGTTGTCGGCAACATCCAACATGGATTGCATCTGGATCATGTTTTCTCTCCAACTTGCCCACTCTGCGTGAGCAGTTTTGGATCCCGTTCGGGTTTAACACCACCACCTGGGTGGCCGGAAAAGTCACACGTGGCTAAAACCCCGTGCAACGAAAAGACAGCGACTATACACCGCGGCCTTCTACTACACAAGCTTTTTTAGACCAAGCGGGCCTTTTCAACCAGCTTGGATACCTTCCAGGCCTTGCTCTTGGAGATGGGACGGCATTCCTCGATCACGACAATGTCGCCGGAGTGGAATTCGTTGTTCTCATCGTGGGCATGGTACTTCTTGGACAGACGGATGATCTTTCCGTAGATGGGGTGCTTGACCTTGCGCTCCACCAGGACGGTGACCGTCTTGTTCATCTTGTCGCTCACTACAGTGCCGGTCAGGGCACGAATTACTTTTGCGCTTTGCTGTTCAGTCATGATGGCACTCGTCAGTTACTGGCCTGATTGGCCTTGACCTGCTGCATGACGGTCTGCACGCGAGCGATGTCGCGGCGCACCTTGCGCAGTTCGTGGGTCTTGTTGGTCTGTTGGGTGGACAGCTGCATGCGCAGGCTGAACTGGGCGCGCAACAGGGCCTTGAGCTCATCCTTGAGCTCGGCCACGCCCTTGGTACGAAGTTCACTGGCTTTCATTTCAGGCCCCAAAGTGACGGGTCACAAACGTGGTGGGTATGGGCAACTTGGCTGCGGCCAGGCGGAACGCCTCGCGTGCAGTAACCTCATCCACGCCCTCCATCTCGTACAGCACCTTGCCGGGCTGAATCTCGGCAACCCAGTACTCCGGGTTGCCCTTGCCGTTACCCATACGCACTTCGGCGGGCTTCTGGGAGATGGGCTTGTCCGGGAAGATGCGGATCCAGATACGTCCACCCCGTTTGATGTGACGGGTCATGGCACGACGGGCGGCTTCGATCTGGCGGGCGGTGATGCGGCCACGGCCGATGGCCTTGAGGCCGAACTCGCCGAAGCTCACCTTGGCGCCGCGCGTTGCCAGGCCGGTGTTACGGCCCTTCTGTTCCTTGCGGTATTTTCTGCGTGAAGGTTGCAGCATGACTATTACTCCTTAGCGGCGCGCGGGGAGCGGCGAGGCTTGCGCTCAGGCTGCTCGGGCGCGGCGACGGGCTTGTCGGCTCCGCCGATGTTCTCGCCCTTGTAAACCCAGACCTTGATACCGATGATGCCGTAGGTGGTACGGGCCTCGGCCACGCCGTAATCGATGTCGGCACGCAGGGTGTGCAGAGGCACACGGCCTTCGCGGTACCACTCGGTACGGGCGATCTCGGCGCCGTTCAGGCGGCCGGCGGACATGATCTTGATGCCCTGGGCACCGAAGCGCATGGCGTTCTGCATGGCCCGCTTCATGGCGCGGCGGAACATGATCCGCTTTTCCAGCTGAGTGGCGATGGACTGGGCGATCAGAGCAGCCTCGATTTCGGGCTTGCGCACTTCCTCGATGTTCAGCGTGACGGGCACGGACATCATGGCATTGAGCTGGGTGCGCAGCTTCTCGATGTCCTCACCCTTCTTGCCGATGACCACACCGGGGCGTGAAGAGAACAAGGTGATGCGCGCGTTCTTGGCCGGACGCTCAATTATGATTTTGCTGATGGAGGCATGGGCAAGCTTCTTCTTGAGGAAGTCGCGCACCTTGATGTCTTCGTTCAGCGTAGTCGCATAGGTCTTGCTGTTGGCGAACCATTTGGAAGTCCAGCCCTTGTTGATGGCTAGCCGGAATCCGGTCGGATGAATCTTCTGTCCCATATGTCTTCCTTCAGTCGCCGACCGTCACGGTGATGTGACAGGTGGGTTTGCTAATGCGGTTGCCGCGGCCCTTGGCGCGTGCGGTGAAGCGCTTCAGCACCGGACCCTGGTCGACGTAGATGGTCTTGACCTTGAGTTCGTCAATGTCGGCGCCTTCGTTATGCTCGGCGTTGGCGATGGCGGACTCCAGCACCTTCTTGATGGTGAAGGCGGCCTTCTGGGGAGAGAAGGTCAAAATGTTAAGTGCCTGATCCACGGGCTTGCCGCGTACCAGATCAGCCACCAGCCGGGCCTTCTGTGAGGAAAGCCGCGTGCCACGCAAAATTGCAGATACTTGCATCGCTGCTCTCCTTACTTCTTCTTGGCCTTCTTGTCGGCGGCATGACCCTTGAACGTACGGGTCAGGGAAAATTCGCCGAGCTTGTGGCCAACCATGTTTTCGGTAACAAACACCGGGATGTGCTGCTTGCCGTTATGCACGGCAAGGGTCAGCCCGAGGAAATCCGGCAGGATCGTGGAGCGGCGCGACCAGGTCTTGATCGGCTTCTTGTCGCCGACGGCTGAAGCCGTCAGGACTTTCTTCATGAGATGCCCGTCAACGAAGGGGCCTTTTTTAACGGAACGAGCCATTGCTATACCTCTTACGCTTTATGACGGCGACGCACGATCATGCTGTCGGTACGCTTGTTGTTACGGGTGCGGTAGCCCTTGGTGGGCACACCCCACGGCGTGACAGGCACGCGGCCCTCGCCGGTACGGCCCTCGCCACCACCATGGGGGTGATCGATGGGGTTCATCGCAGTACCGCGCACGGTCGGACGGATGCCGCGCCAGCGGTTGGCGCCAGCCTTGCCGATTGAACGCAGGCTGTGCTCTTCGTTGCCCACTTCACCCAGAGTGGCACGGCAATCAATGTGCACCTTGCGAATTTCACCTGAACGCAAACGCAACTGGGCGTAGCTGCCTTCCCTGGCCAGCAGTTGCACCGAAGCGCCGGCGGAACGGGCGATCTGGGCTCCCTTGCCGGGCATCATCTCCACGCAGTGGATGGTGGAGCCCACGGGGATGTTGCGCAGAGGCAGGCAGTTGCCGGGCTTGATGGGCGCCTCGGCACCACTCATGAGCTGCTGCCCCACCTCGGCACCCCGGGGGGCGATGATGTAGCGGCGCTCGCCATCCGTATAGCAAAGCAGTGCG
Protein-coding sequences here:
- the rplB gene encoding 50S ribosomal protein L2, giving the protein MLVKVKPTSAGRRAVVKVVTPGLHKGKPLATLVEKQNRKAGRNNNGHITTRHKGGGHKQHYRVVDFKRNKDGIAAKIERIEYDPNRSAHIALLCYTDGERRYIIAPRGAEVGQQLMSGAEAPIKPGNCLPLRNIPVGSTIHCVEMMPGKGAQIARSAGASVQLLAREGSYAQLRLRSGEIRKVHIDCRATLGEVGNEEHSLRSIGKAGANRWRGIRPTVRGTAMNPIDHPHGGGEGRTGEGRVPVTPWGVPTKGYRTRNNKRTDSMIVRRRHKA
- the rpsC gene encoding 30S ribosomal protein S3 → MGQKIHPTGFRLAINKGWTSKWFANSKTYATTLNEDIKVRDFLKKKLAHASISKIIIERPAKNARITLFSSRPGVVIGKKGEDIEKLRTQLNAMMSVPVTLNIEEVRKPEIEAALIAQSIATQLEKRIMFRRAMKRAMQNAMRFGAQGIKIMSAGRLNGAEIARTEWYREGRVPLHTLRADIDYGVAEARTTYGIIGIKVWVYKGENIGGADKPVAAPEQPERKPRRSPRAAKE
- the rplV gene encoding 50S ribosomal protein L22, with the protein product MQVSAILRGTRLSSQKARLVADLVRGKPVDQALNILTFSPQKAAFTIKKVLESAIANAEHNEGADIDELKVKTIYVDQGPVLKRFTARAKGRGNRISKPTCHITVTVGD
- the rpsQ gene encoding 30S ribosomal protein S17 — protein: MTEQQSAKVIRALTGTVVSDKMNKTVTVLVERKVKHPIYGKIIRLSKKYHAHDENNEFHSGDIVVIEECRPISKSKAWKVSKLVEKARLV
- the rplP gene encoding 50S ribosomal protein L16, producing the protein MLQPSRRKYRKEQKGRNTGLATRGAKVSFGEFGLKAIGRGRITARQIEAARRAMTRHIKRGGRIWIRIFPDKPISQKPAEVRMGNGKGNPEYWVAEIQPGKVLYEMEGVDEVTAREAFRLAAAKLPIPTTFVTRHFGA
- the rpmC gene encoding 50S ribosomal protein L29; protein product: MKASELRTKGVAELKDELKALLRAQFSLRMQLSTQQTNKTHELRKVRRDIARVQTVMQQVKANQASN
- the rpsS gene encoding 30S ribosomal protein S19; the protein is MARSVKKGPFVDGHLMKKVLTASAVGDKKPIKTWSRRSTILPDFLGLTLAVHNGKQHIPVFVTENMVGHKLGEFSLTRTFKGHAADKKAKKK